CCAcgcttttgaaaaaagaaaaacaagaataagccCTGTTGCTCtttaaggagagaggaaggagctgaGGCTGCTGGGGCCTTTCCCACGTAGGCCTGTGTTCTGTAAAGCAACTTCCCAACAGTAGCATGGCACAGTTCTAGGTGAGGGTCTCACcttttgtcacctgtgcttcAATGTACTCTATTCTCCGTTCGAGGGCTGTCAATTTCTCGTTTAGTGTTGAAAGTCTTGAATGACAAGGCATATCGAAAGAGTTGAGAAAGTCCGCCATTTTCTTGATGCTGCTGGTGATGACCTCAATGTACTTCCGGTTCACCCAGTCCTGGTGAATCTCCCGCTGCACCGGATCCTCTTGACCGGCCATGGCTGGCGCCTAAGGAAGAgccgaattttttttttttttttttttttaagaaatgctaATCCTTAGTCCTCACCTCTGACCTACCGAATCTGGTTCTTTAAGGGTAGAGGCTGAATATTTGCATTTAACAAGCTCCTTGGATAATTGTATTGTACAG
This sequence is a window from Prionailurus bengalensis isolate Pbe53 chromosome A2, Fcat_Pben_1.1_paternal_pri, whole genome shotgun sequence. Protein-coding genes within it:
- the LOC122488372 gene encoding probable protein BRICK1 isoform X2, translating into MAGQEDPVQREIHQDWVNRKYIEVITSSIKKMADFLNSFDMPCHSRLSTLNEKLTALERRIEYIEAQVTKGETLT
- the LOC122488372 gene encoding probable protein BRICK1 isoform X1, coding for MAGQEDPVQREIHQDWVNRKYIEVITSSIKKMADFLNSFDMPCHSRLSTLNEKLTALERRIEYIEAQVTKVIFLYITQISGTGQLQRIQVLTPLGTCSLFFFLCLPFPMLPPELSSKSTDLVMLFLCF